TGCAATGCTCTTCAAACTCGAGCAACGTGTTCAAGTTGCAATGCTCTTCAAACTCGAGCAACGTGTTCAAGTTGCAatgctcttcaaattcgagcaaagactCAAATTTAAAGCTCTTCAAAGTTGAGCAAAGACTTCAAGTTGCAAACCTCTTCAAATTTGAGCTAAATCTTCAAATTACTATGCTCTTGGACGCACGAGCCTAAATCGCCTGTCAtgaagctcttcaaatttgagcaaaatcTTCAAATTGTAACGCTTCTGGACATACGAGCCTGAGATGCATGTCAtgaagctcttcaaatttgagcaaaatcTTCAATTTACAAAGCTCCTCGAAATACGAGCTTAAATTACAAGTCTCTACGCTCCATAGCACAAGAGCATAAACTGCATGTCACCCCTGGTACGCATGAGTCTAAATTGTGTACGGCCCACCAAAAACAAAagagtccgctaggttgaaaacctcgaaagaggcagaCTATGAAAaggttaggacataaaaaaataaaaaaaatctgcTAGGTTGAAATCCTCGAAAGAGACGGCCTAGGAAGAAATTAGgacataaataataaaaaaataatcacCCATtatgaactacggtatgacttgatcctttTCACCGAGGTACGCatgcagcttagagtttcattttgAGTTCAGTcacataagttcaaaagatacatattgcCCCAATCGTTGTCCAAATAAAGTATGATGGAAGTAATTCATTCAACCAGCACATGAAAATCAGAAAATCAGGCCGAAATATCATTCGTCTTTTGAAATTTGGATCTCATATGACTTAGAGGGGGGCAAGGATAAACCAGTGTATTCGATGAGACGATTATAGTCTTCCAGGAGGCTACCAAGTATTTGCACTGAAGTTGAGGGATTCACTATCTTTTCATGCTCGCCAAATCTTTAAGTCTGACAGTATTCAAGTTCGccgctcttcaagttgaaatatttaagccctccaaatcttcaagttgaagtcttcaagtctgcagtcttcaagttgaaatatttaaaccctccaagtcttcaagttgaaatccTCGGATTCTCCGATCTTCAAGTTGAATTGTTTAAGCCCTCCAAGTCTTCAAGTCTGCTGatttttcaagttgaagtttaaaaGTCCACCACTCTTCAAGTTGAAGCATACACCAAATTTTCAAGTCTATCAAATCTTCGAATTTGTTGGTCTTCAAGTTAAAATCTGCAAAGTCCGCCAAGTCTTCAAGTTAAAATTTTCTAATTtgccaatcttaaggtggacatgttAGTCCCTTTGTACCTTAAGTTGGTCTCTTcgcgggtttgtccttaaaagtaactataatttttcaatcttaaggtaGACGTTGAAGTCCCTTTGCACATTAAGTGGACCTCTTCAtaggtttgtccttaaaaggaactataattttccaatctttaGGTGGACGTTTAAGTCCCTTTGTATCTTAAATTGGCCTCTTTATAGATTTGATACTTCTATATGTTGTCATAAATTATATCCTTCTATATGCTGTCATGGATTTGATACGTCTATATGGTGATGTAGATTTGTCTGTTTATATGGTGATGTGGATTTGTCTGTCTATATGGTGATATGGATCTGTCCGTCTATATGTTGATGTGGATTTGTCCGTCTGTATGTTGATGTGGGTTTGTCATCTatgtatcgagatatatttgtccTTCTATATGTTGCGAGGGATTTAGCCTTCCATATGCTGTTGAAGATTTGATCATCTATATGCCGTGATGCATTTATCCTTCTATGGGATATCATGGAATTGCCCGTCAACTTGACACTCGACGACTTTTCTTTTCTTGGCctacaaaaaaaaggaaaagaaaagaacaagcaaagaaaacaCAGAAGAAGAGAAAATTACCTCGAGCACTCGCGCTTTCTCGTCATAACAAGAATTTAGAAGAGACTTGAGGATGCTGAAAATAGATACTCATTTGGCAGCCATGGATAATAAATCCTCGATGTGGGACTCGGGTATTATCTAGTTATCTCCAAAAAAaaagtaggggtgggcataataccgaccgaaTCGAAAAAATTGGCCGAACCGAAAATTTTGGTTTCGGTTTTTCGATTTATTTAGTCGGTTTGCGGTTTATAGTTTTAAAAATTTCGGTGTTCGATTCGGTGGTCGGTTTTaatggttcggttttcggtttaaccgaaaaaCCGAATTTCGACAGAGGTGGTGGGTAGGCTTTGTCCACTGCGAGACATCATTGTGTAGGGAAAGAAAGCGAATCAAGACATTAATAATGTATATATAATTTACTgtttcatttattttcttttggAAGCTTTGAAGTGATAAGTGAAAATAAAGTATGCCTTGTAATATTTATGAACACCTAGCTAGCTAGCTTTGTCCccacatatattctctttatctGCTACCTTTTGAAGCTTTCCATACTGCATGCTCTATGAAATCATTGGCATTAAAGCTTGCACTTTATTCTTCATTTGCATCGTTAAATAttgatttgttttctttttttgggGTTCTAAATTAGCTTTGGATAAGCACATTTAGATTCACACAAAGCAGGAGATCCTATGTTAGTGTGCATGCTCCGTTTTTCACTCAAAATCTAGTTTTTTTTGTTGCAGCAAAGTATTGTGTtcgttttattttatataattatgtttgattaatcatgaaatttaagaaatacataaatattttttaagtttGTAGTCTTAAATATATTACTATAATATTTGTGTAACTATAAAACGTTTGAAACTTGTCGTCTTAAATATATCGAAATAATTATGATGATAAACGTTTGtcgttaaaaataaaataattttttttcatggcttgaaaccgaaaaccgaaccgattaaattgaaccgaaccgaaccgaaccaAAATTATTATGGTTCGGTTTTGGTTATTAAAATCACAAACCGAAAACCGAATTAATCGAACCAAAATTCTACAAAACCGAATCGACCGATGCCCACCCCTAAGCCAAAGTACGTGGCCAGTCTCAGTAAAATTATGCTAGCAGAGGCGTTCGATCATTAGTCATCTTCCGTATCCAACTAGAACTATGGAAACACTATTGGTCGTTGTAAAGCTCAACTTCGCTAAGATTAACGTGTGCATACTGTTAGAACTTGAGACATGCAATAAATTACTAATATGTCTCCACAATTCTAGGTGTGCATGTTTCTTTACATCTCTATGTTCACGTGGGAGGCATTGAAAAGTCCAAATCTCTTTAACTTTAGCAATATttgctactccctccgttttattTTATGGGAACCTATTTTTTTTTAGttcattccaaaaagaatgacccatttttaaatttggtaataatttagcttaaacttacaattgtaaccttaatgagaagcttttacaaccacacaaatactctggcccctttttgacttgtttaggaccacagattctaaaaatctttattttttcttaaactccgtggcCAATCAAATAGGTTAATAGTATAAGGGTTCACATGACAATTGCTTCAGAACTTCACGTGTTGTCCCTTGGAGTTTAACAGTGTTGTGAGGTTTATTTGACTCTACAAATGTATAAACCCCTATACTATTATTCAAGCATGGATACTTCAAGTCATGTCCTCGGAATCCGATAAGCCTTGAATAAGGGGGCATTTGTAGgcatgtaaaaatttattaaatttaaattcagtaaataatttggactatattttaaatatactAGTCTAAATAAATATAATAGattaatataattaaataaattatataagtCTAATATTGTTAAATAAATGAGTCTTAATCCATTAGGCCAGCCCATTTAGTCGGGTTGGTGATTAGCCCGCTTCTTTAatcccaagatgtcatcttcctacaGGCCCAGTTTGACACCACGTGTCAAATtatgtggcacgccaagtcaaatggAAGAACCAATAGGATCGttccacgtgtcaaaatgacaaggcatgccaagtcaaattaaaaggccaatgaaatcgtGCCACATGTACAAGTGATATGTTTTGGCCAATCAAATACGGCTTTGTCACGCTTCGttctgattggtcggaaagagtttgttttcaACACAACTCTTtccttccacaactataaatatggGTCCTCATAACTCAGAAAGAgaaccagaagttataacaagaagacacAAGGGAGCTCGTAGATCAAAGGTCACAATTCTCTGCAAACTGCAAgtgttcaagcattcaaacacttcaacacaaatttcaagtatTCAAGATCAAGAGCGAAGTCAAATTAAATACAAGGCATTCAGGATCAAGGCTACTTGTTCGTGATACAATTCGTGGTAACAATCAAAGTATTCGCGACggataaatcaaattcaaattcaagatcaagctcaaaaaCCCTTAAATTTATATTGAAAAAGTAGAATGAGGGGTATCATAGAGACTGTAATACTCAAATTACTCGAAATCTAATACGATTGTCGTAATAtctttcggtcttgattttattttctcgacgcaaatttattgtctaaaggagtaatttgatttttcttcatAGGAATCCTATTAAAAATATGACATGTAGCAAGAAGCGCCTCCTCCCACAAATTAAATGGCAATTCAGCATATAACAACAAAGTATTAACCATTTCTAAATTAGTTATATTTCTTCTTTCTGCTAATCGTTCTGTTGAGGAGTGCGAGGAGTTTTACATTCATGAATAATGCCATTTTCTTACAGAAAAGATATTAAATTATTTAGAAAACATTCTCCTCGTCTATCACTTCTTAGAACTtaaatttgtttttttaattGATTTTCTACTTCAACCTTATAATTGTTAAAATAATTAAAGGCTTCATCTTTTGTGTCTCAACAAATATACGTAGGTATATCCAGaacaatcatcaataaaagttatgaaatatctGTTGTCGCTTCTAGTTAGCATGTCATTTAACTCATATGTATTAGAATGTATTAAATCTAACAAGTTTATGTTTCTTTCAACACTTTTAAAAGGTGTTTTTGGTCAACTTAGATTTAACTCATAATTCATATTTTTTAAAGTCATTTAAGTCGCACATAATCAATCCACTTTAACCATTCTTTTCATGGTACTTAGGCCAACATATGCTAATCTATAATGCCATAAAGAAATTGAATCCAAAACATATAAACATAAGCATTATtcttattattaataataaaaccATCGGCACAAATAACTTGATCATTCCATCAGTAGAATAGCCTTTTCCAACAAAGACGCCATTTCAGgacaaaattaattttttcaatTCAAATGCATATTTAATATTTGATTTGCCCAAAAGTACCTCACTAACAAGATTTTGAATCATATCGGCAACATGCATGTAAGATGTTGGTAAGAGTAACCATCTTGCCCGAAGTAAATGCAAGTTCGATATTTCTCTTGCCAAAAACTTTGGACCTTCCTTCATTTCCCATTTGAATCTCTTATTCATCAGTCACTTCTTTGTAAGTCTTGAAGAGGGGCTTGCCATAGCAAACATGAACTGTGGCACATGTATCATACCACCAACCTGAAACTTAGCCTTGTATGGCATATATCTCGTTCACAGTAACAATGATCTCTTAATTTTCTTTTGTTGAATTCACTTCTTATTTTTGAGTCTTCTTAAATCTGCAATCTCCAGCATAATGGTCAGGTTTTCCACACACAAAGCATCCTCCTTGTTTGGACTTCTTaaatttctttgatcttttttaaGACCAAGAGATGTTCCTTTGCTTTGCGTTCTTTGTTGGATTTGTTTGAGGGTTTATTCAAAGCATTGGCTTTATTATTGCCATTATAAGAATTTTCATTCTTATCTCTCTCCCTCGATTCCTCTTCGATTCGTAGGTGCTTTTGAATTTCTTCCAAAGAAACGTCTTTTGAACTATGGAGAATTCTCTTCCAATAGGATTTCCGGGATGGTGGCCATTTTGTTATAATCACACCAACTTGAAAAGATTCAGGAAGTCCAATACCCGTAACTctcaattgatttattatgaCCTGTAATTCATGCACTTGTGCCAATATAGACATATCATTATTAAACTTGAACTCGAAATACTTAGAGACAAGAAACTTTTTGGTACCTTCCTCCTTGGATTTGTATTTGAATTCCAAGgcattcctaaccttctttgcgGAAGGTTCGACGGTACAGAGATGATCATAAAGGCAATCCAAAAGTGCATTCAGAATGTGGCCTCTACACATAATTTCATCTTCCTTCCTCTTTTTTCTTTGCACCTTGAGTTCTTTAGAATCATTGTCCTCTAGTGGAGGAATTGGAGAAATAGTTGGATCAAGCACATAAAAAATCTCCAACGCAGTCTGCATAAACTCCATCTTGTGAAATTTGCACCATGGAAATGATCTAGGCGAATAAAATCTTGATTTTAGTTTGATTGTGTCAGAATTTATTATGAGTAACACAAGAGATCTACTTCCCTTTTACTTGTACACCCGTAAATCCCAAACAGAACTTGTGAAAACAAAATTTGATTAAATGAGGAGTATACAACAGAAGAATACCAAATGTTGCAGATTGAAAGTCAACATCCAGTAAATTAAAACAAAAAGTAATCCAACGTTTCCAGAATATAATAACTGTTGAAACCAAAATTTAAACCAATCCAAAGAACTATTCTTCTATACTGCGGAAAAGAAGACAAAGAACACCACCCAAatctcaataattcaaaattgtTGACTACCGAATCAAACCAATGTGGGACTCatattgaagaagaaaaaaatgggatgggaggtgcctaactttgttgaaacattataggactaaatcaacaataaatcatcttctttgtagtaGCTGGATGAcatctcttactataaatagagacattcatttttcatttcaatcacaccaaaataagagagaagtaatagaagttagagagagtaatccacagattgtagtctgtgagataaatagtgagtgtgagtaatattgtagtgaggtgttttaaataaagagtgttatttctttcaagattgtagtagtctcttgacactactaagttgtataTTGCTCCGCCCGGGTATTATATTTTGCCCATTAAAAGAattggtgtcgttgttactctcttgtgttattattatttgtcgtggatattatttctgggcgggattattatttttaccaacaatgtggtatcagagccatgaaaAATAATGGTACGCTGTATTTTCAGTACCCCCGTCTCACAATTATAAGAAATGGTGTTTACGTATGAAAGTCATTCTTGACTCTCAGGATGTGTAGAAAATCGTAGATAGAGGGTATGCAAAACCCGATAATGAGGAAACTCTgcctcaaaataaaaaagatgaCTTTGCAAAGACAAagaagaaggatcaacaagccctTACGCTCATCCACCAATATTTGGATGATGTCATGTTTGAGAAGGTGACAGATGCTACTACCTCAAAGGAAGCTTGGAGGATTTTACAAATTTCTATTCAAGGAGTAgacaaggtgaggaaggtaaaacttcaaactctaagggctgattttgaagttataaaaatgaaagaatccgaatgcaattcggattattgttcaaaagtgaaggctgTTGTAAATCAACTAAGAAGATACATGGAGGAAATAGAAGATGTCTGTATGGTAGAAAAGATCCTTCGCATTTTAATACCTAAATTTAattttgtggtgtgtgctattgaggagtctaaagatttaaactctatgaTGGTAGAGCAATTGGAGGGATCTTTACAGGCCCACGAAGAAAAGATCAAAAGGAGACAAGAAGTATCattggagcaacttcttaaaactcaggcatccttcaaggattatggaggtgaaaagagcTATCGAGGGAATGGACGGGGATGAGGCCGTGGtggtcatggaagaggaagaagtaacGATAACAACTTtaacaatgaagttaaaatctaccagacattcagaggtcgtggtcgtggacatagaggaggaaaaggacgtggctactaccaagaaaataatggacaaaggtatCACAAAAcaaaaattgagtgttataattatcataaatttggtcattactcttgggaatgtcgtagcaatgttgaagaaaaagctaaccttgttgacgacaagaaagaagaagttgagccAACGTTGTTGAtggcactcaaggaagaagacaaggatgattgcagctcgtggtatttggacaatggaacaagcaatcatatgtgtggatgcaaatagaagtttgtggagatcaataaaatggtgagaggtaatgtgtcATTTGGAGATACCTCAAATATTCAAATTGAAGGGATAAGTACGATTCTGATCTCCTGTAAAGATGGTAGTCacaagttaattcaagatgtttattatgtcccaaaattaaaaagtaatattttgagtttgggccaacttcttgaaaaggaatatgacatccacatgaaaaatatgcatctcTGGCTTAGAGATTCAAGTAGAATTATAATTTCTAAAGTGCATATGGCTAAGAATAGATTATTCTCTATGAATCTTAAGAGaattgatgcaaagtgtttgaaggctaatgtgcaagatgaatcatggtgttggcacatgcgatatgggcacttgaattttgaagcgcTCAAATCAATAGGAGAAAAGAACATGGTGTATGAGATACCATCAATAAgccatcccaatcaattgtgtgtgtgaagcttgtcttcttggaaaacatgcaaggaggagtttttcgaaggaggccatgtcaagatcaaccaagccgcttcagcttgttcacactgatgtgtgtggaccaatcaatccacctttctttggtaaaagtaaataccTTCTACTCTTCATTaatgactttagtagaaagacatgggtttatttcttgaaccaaaaatctgaagcttttgttgcttttaaaatttttaaagtacTTGTAGAAAAAGAAAGTGGTTATGAAATGAAAGCTTTAAGGTCCGATAGAGGAGATCATTAGAGACCAGTTGAAATCCTGGTACGTAAAATACTTTTAGGGACCATATTtctagtcccaaaatataatatattagaCATGTTAATCTGGTTGTTAAATATTTAGCGACCAGTTATTCTGGTTCCTAAAATAATTTTAGGAATCGCATTAATTTTACTTATTTCATTCTTGTGCATGTCAAATACAATTTGTAAAAAGAAAACCTGATAACAAAAAGATAATATAGAGATAAATTTTGCTTTACAAAAATTTATTAACATTCCATTAATGGCGTTATTTACAGGTATACTTTAATTAAGCAATCATAATATTGTTGACAGAACTCACAGAAAAAACGTAGCTAACATCCCTAGACATTATACAAAGTTTATCCAATATTCCTAGCAAAATGATAGTCAACTTTTATGCCCACCAAATAAGCTTTTTTACTTGTAAACTTCAATCTCCAAAACCTGTAACAAGTATAAAAATTTCTCTTCAGAAAAACCAATAAAGATCAACAAGATAATTGGTTAaagaatattttataattttaccctAACAATGATTTAACTATTTGCCCAAATTCATCAAGTGTGATCATATACGGTTCAAAAGTTAAACAACAACGTGAAAGGGACTGCATGAACtcaaacaaaaaaaatgaattaGAACTTTGGGAAATATGTTCAAGGATAATTTTATCTACTACTCGAGTTAAAATATTAAATACAATTATGAAATAACTTTTTGGCTAAAGGTAAAACTCACAAGTACTCTCTACAAAAGCACAATCATCTTTCAATCTAAAGTAGTATAAGCTTTGCCCTTGTGCAGGTTTTAATGTGCAAACACAGGTCATTGCATCATTTACTTTAAAATAAAATGCCGAGACTTGAAAATCTCGACTTTTCTGTTCTTTTGGCTGAAGAATGTACAGTAACCAATCTTGACTTCAATTGGGTGTTTCAAGATTTTGCAAATACAACTTAGCTACACACTTATATAGCAGATATATCATTTTGCTGGTATGCCTCTCTGTATTGTTAGCACATAGTAGCATTGCTATTTGTTTCTTTTAACTAATTAAAGTCTAGACATTTTAAATGCCAAAGAGTAGCTTGACTTCTAAGCCTTGCATTATTTGCAGCTGATATCAATTTTATAACAAAAAATCCAGAACATAGATAATTTTACACTTAAGAAATGAtaatactgtaacgacccggccggtcgttttgagtattacagcctcgttcccccatttactgctcaatttatgctttacagctgttgtatgacttgccggggtaattggttcgggtccagaaggattttggagtgaattagatacttagtctcacaatggaaagcttaagtttgaAAAGTCGACTGGaagtcgacttatatgtaaacgatcttgaatttgaatttttatgatttcaatagctctgtatgattattttggacttaggagcgtatccgaaaagttatttggaggtccgtagtggaattaggcttgaaatggcgaaagttgaatttttgaaaagtttgaccgggggttgacttttttatttcgaggtcggaatccgattctggaaatgagaatagcttcattatgtcatttatgacttgtgtgcaaaatttgaagtcattcaggattgatttgatgtgtttcggcacaagatatagaatttgaaagtttcaaagttcactaggcttgaattgaagtatgatttgtggtttttgcattgtttgatgtaatttgaggcatcgagtaggttcgtgatatgttttaggacttgttggtgtatttggttgatgtCCTAGGAGCCTTGGGcaagtttcggatgattaacggataaaaaattggAGTTTTGAGATTGCTGAAGTTATAGCccttctagtgtgatcgcacctgcgagggtcttggtCGAAGGAGCGGCAGCTCGAGCGCAGGTGCGTAGTTGGAGGGTGTCAGCAGAGGTCGCAAGTGCGATGGGATTCCTCACCTGCGATTTCGCAAATGTGGACAGGGATTCGTAGAAGCAGAAAATGGTGAAGAAGCTGGGCAGCGCATGTGCGatatttttccgcagaagcgggtgcACAGGTACGAGCTCAAGCTTCGTAGGTGCGAAAAGCCCGGGCATAACCctataagttcgagggttcgatattttcacccatttttggattttggagctcggttcgagcgattttgaagaggaatatttccacacaacttagggtaagtgttgttgactcccttgtgattatattctatgaattaatcttcatttttggtgtaagattatcgaatcttcaaaaGATATCGAAggaaattcctataatttcataaaacgaatttttgagttttcaaCATTGATTTGGAGtggaatttcgagacgtggaccccacgggcgatatttggagtacaattttggattttatggaaaaatattagtattttaatatgtaattaattactataattgtgtggactgaattaaatttattgtggctagattcgagctgttcgggagttgatacacgcagaatgGAAGTTCTCGGGCATtaattagcttgctcgacattggattcgtcttgtttaaggaaagtaactcttctaatcttggagttgagtgtatgaaccctgattatacattTTATGTATTTGGTGTAGAGGTGACgctcatgctaggtgacgggtgtgtgggcgtgcaccgtgtaaaCTATGGCAGTTATTTCTGttgtactgtgtagttatctgaacttgtctgaaatcataaaatctctacgtactagagtaaTCAA
This region of Nicotiana tomentosiformis chromosome 4, ASM39032v3, whole genome shotgun sequence genomic DNA includes:
- the LOC117274416 gene encoding uncharacterized protein, translated to MEFMQTALEIFYVLDPTISPIPPLEDNDSKELKVQRKKRKEDEIMCRGHILNALLDCLYDHLCTVEPSAKKVRNALEFKYKSKEEGTKKFLVSKYFEFKFNNDMSILAQVHELQVIINQLRVTGIGLPESFQVGVIITKWPPSRKSYWKRILHSSKDVSLEEIQKHLRIEEESRERDKNENSYNGNNKANALNKPSNKSNKERKAKEHLLVLKKIKEI
- the LOC138909393 gene encoding uncharacterized protein, giving the protein MGWEKIVDRGYAKPDNEETLPQNKKDDFAKTKKKDQQALTLIHQYLDDVMFEKVTDATTSKEAWRILQISIQGVDKVRKVKLQTLRADFEVIKMKESECNSDYCSKVKAVVNQLRRYMEEIEDVCMVEKILRILIPKFNFVVCAIEESKDLNSMMVEQLEGSLQAHEEKIKRRQEVSLEQLLKTQASFKDYGGEKSYRGNGRG